In a genomic window of Dyadobacter fermentans DSM 18053:
- a CDS encoding YheT family hydrolase, which produces MPKPLIILSHGLEGNSTRQYITGMVKLLTQNGFDCLAWNFRSCGGEMNQTARFYHSGATEDLNAVINYAFEKGYADVRLVGFSLGGNLTLKYLGEQGAAIDNRIKGAIVFSVPMDLKACSLAIIEPRNQIYMHRFLKSLKPKVMEKAALYPQRIDLKDHALVKTLYDFDHIYTAPLHGFEGADHYYAECSSQFFVEPITVPTMIVNAENDPIVPFGSLPIDVLRAHPNVTLLATRDGGHCGFRPARLTDEFYWSEKYALGFLSGL; this is translated from the coding sequence GTGCCAAAACCGCTCATTATTCTCTCGCACGGCCTCGAAGGCAACAGCACCCGGCAGTACATAACGGGGATGGTTAAACTTTTGACCCAAAACGGCTTCGATTGCCTCGCCTGGAACTTCCGCAGCTGCGGCGGAGAGATGAACCAGACGGCCCGGTTTTACCACAGCGGTGCTACCGAAGATCTGAATGCAGTCATTAACTATGCCTTCGAAAAGGGGTATGCTGATGTGCGGCTCGTGGGTTTTAGCCTGGGCGGAAACCTGACTTTGAAGTATCTCGGCGAACAGGGAGCTGCTATCGACAACCGCATCAAAGGCGCGATCGTTTTCAGCGTGCCCATGGATTTGAAAGCATGCAGCCTGGCGATCATCGAGCCCCGGAACCAGATTTACATGCACCGCTTTTTGAAATCACTGAAACCCAAAGTGATGGAAAAAGCGGCATTATACCCTCAGAGGATCGATTTGAAGGACCATGCATTGGTGAAGACCCTGTATGACTTCGATCACATCTACACCGCGCCGCTGCACGGTTTCGAGGGCGCCGATCACTATTATGCCGAATGCAGCTCCCAGTTTTTCGTCGAGCCGATAACCGTACCGACGATGATCGTGAATGCGGAAAACGACCCGATCGTGCCATTCGGTAGCTTACCCATTGATGTGCTCCGCGCGCATCCCAACGTCACATTGCTGGCTACCAGGGATGGCGGGCATTGCGGTTTCCGCCCGGCGCGGCTGACGGATGAATTTTACTGGTCGGAAAAATATGCGCTGGGGTTCCTTTCCGGCCTGTGA
- the serA gene encoding phosphoglycerate dehydrogenase: protein MSTLTLNPPPYIIIDFDSTFTKVEGLDELAAIALKGHPERDQIVQKISDLTNKGMNGEMSFADGLRQRIALLKGNRSHIEELVTFLRTKVSDSFKRNTQFLTENAEQIFIVSSGFKEFIVPVATELGILADHVYANDFIFDEEGNIIGIDEENVLSMDGGKIKILSALNLSGDVYAIGDGYTDYELKASGLANRFYAFTENVERPKVTAVADHIATSFDDFLFDNKFSRSQSYPKSRIKVLLLENVHPVARKAFEDEGFNVEFVKGALDEDELCERIKDVSIIGIRSKTTITKRVLEHANRLMAIGAFCIGTNQIDLDEAAKKGIAVFNAPYSNTRSVVELAVGEMILLIRNIVGKSNSMHKGIWDKSANGSFEIRGKKLGMVGYGSIGTQLSVVAEALGMDVYFYDAVEKLSIGNAKKVNTLEELLAMSDVLSLHVDGRKENTNMIGKREFDLMKDGVIFLNLSRGHVVDIKALADAVKSGKVAGAGVDVFPKEPKTNDEMFESELLGLPNVILTPHIGGSTEEAQENIGHFVPSKLLEFMNNGSSYGSVNFPEVQLPKLKDSHRLLHIHANVPGVLAKLNQIFAKNNINITGQYLKTNEHIGYVIVDIAKDYTEEFIQEVKEVEGTIRFRMLY, encoded by the coding sequence ATGTCCACATTAACTCTCAATCCACCACCGTACATTATCATTGATTTCGACAGCACGTTCACGAAAGTGGAGGGGCTCGACGAATTGGCCGCGATCGCCCTCAAAGGCCATCCGGAGCGTGATCAGATTGTTCAGAAGATTTCTGACCTGACCAACAAGGGTATGAATGGCGAAATGTCGTTTGCGGATGGTCTGCGCCAGCGAATCGCCTTACTGAAAGGCAACCGTTCGCACATCGAAGAACTGGTTACCTTCCTGCGCACAAAGGTTTCGGATTCGTTCAAGCGCAATACGCAGTTTTTGACGGAGAATGCGGAGCAGATTTTTATCGTTTCCAGCGGATTCAAAGAGTTTATCGTTCCTGTGGCTACGGAGCTGGGCATCCTGGCCGACCACGTGTATGCGAACGACTTCATCTTCGATGAAGAAGGGAATATTATCGGGATTGACGAGGAAAACGTATTGTCGATGGACGGCGGAAAGATCAAAATCCTTTCTGCACTGAATTTGTCCGGCGACGTTTACGCGATCGGTGATGGCTATACGGATTATGAATTGAAGGCATCCGGCCTGGCCAATCGTTTCTATGCATTTACTGAAAACGTGGAGCGGCCGAAAGTAACGGCCGTAGCGGACCATATTGCTACTTCGTTCGACGATTTTCTTTTTGATAACAAATTCAGCAGAAGCCAGTCTTATCCGAAAAGCCGGATCAAGGTGTTGCTGCTCGAAAACGTTCACCCGGTTGCCCGCAAGGCATTCGAGGACGAAGGATTTAATGTCGAGTTCGTAAAAGGCGCCCTCGATGAGGATGAGCTTTGCGAGCGCATCAAGGACGTTTCCATCATTGGTATCCGTTCCAAAACCACCATTACGAAGCGCGTGCTCGAACATGCGAACCGCCTGATGGCGATCGGCGCGTTCTGTATCGGAACCAACCAGATCGACCTCGACGAGGCTGCAAAAAAAGGCATTGCGGTGTTCAACGCGCCTTATAGCAACACGCGGTCGGTGGTAGAACTGGCTGTGGGCGAGATGATTTTGCTGATCCGCAATATCGTTGGCAAGAGCAATTCCATGCACAAGGGTATTTGGGATAAGTCTGCGAACGGCAGCTTCGAGATCCGCGGCAAGAAACTCGGGATGGTCGGTTACGGAAGCATCGGTACGCAGCTTTCGGTTGTGGCCGAGGCGCTGGGGATGGATGTGTATTTTTATGATGCAGTTGAAAAGCTTTCGATCGGTAATGCCAAGAAAGTGAACACATTGGAAGAGCTCCTGGCAATGTCCGATGTGCTGAGCCTTCACGTGGATGGCCGCAAGGAAAACACCAACATGATCGGCAAGCGCGAGTTTGACCTCATGAAAGACGGCGTGATCTTCCTGAACCTCTCACGCGGGCACGTGGTGGACATCAAAGCATTGGCTGATGCCGTGAAAAGCGGCAAAGTAGCCGGCGCTGGTGTAGACGTGTTCCCGAAAGAGCCGAAAACAAACGATGAAATGTTCGAAAGCGAGCTGCTAGGCCTGCCGAACGTCATCCTCACCCCGCATATTGGCGGAAGCACCGAGGAGGCGCAGGAGAATATCGGACATTTCGTGCCTTCCAAATTGCTGGAATTCATGAATAACGGCAGCTCTTACGGCAGCGTGAACTTCCCCGAAGTGCAGCTGCCTAAGCTGAAAGATTCACACCGCCTGCTGCACATCCACGCGAACGTACCGGGTGTGCTGGCGAAGCTGAACCAGATTTTTGCGAAAAACAATATCAATATCACCGGCCAGTACCTCAAAACCAACGAGCATATCGGCTACGTGATCGTGGATATTGCCAAAGATTATACAGAAGAATTTATCCAGGAAGTGAAAGAGGTTGAAGGAACGATCCGTTTCCGGATGTTATACTAA
- a CDS encoding aminotransferase class V-fold PLP-dependent enzyme — MGFTFFTPGPAALYPTFEQHLKTFVENQLGSISHRSQQYRDLHKFTVDQLRTLLNVPDTHAILFLGSASEAWERILFSTVELESFHLINGSFSKKFYDYSNALNKYAHKFEKPMGEGFLAVDVEVPEYAELIATTHNETSSGVQMPVAEIHKLKQKNPSKFIAVDMVSSAPYPELDYSIIDTAFFSVQKAFGLPAGLGVWIVSERCLEKAKSIRNTYSIGAHNDLLTLWKNAQNNETPATPNVMGIYLLGKIAEDFNRIGVQNIRKETEHKANLLYKFIEKTPGFSPFVKEKAFRSQTVIVVDSEIPSADIIKTIKEKGMAIGSGYGAGKATQLRIANFPATSVEETEKLIHELGKL; from the coding sequence ATGGGATTCACATTTTTCACCCCGGGACCGGCGGCGCTGTACCCGACGTTCGAGCAGCATTTGAAGACCTTCGTCGAAAACCAGCTCGGCTCGATCTCGCACCGCAGCCAGCAGTACCGCGATCTGCATAAATTCACCGTAGACCAGCTTCGCACGCTCCTGAACGTGCCCGACACGCACGCGATCCTGTTTTTGGGCTCGGCGTCGGAAGCGTGGGAGCGCATTCTGTTTAGCACGGTGGAATTGGAAAGTTTTCACCTTATTAATGGATCGTTTTCCAAGAAGTTCTACGACTATTCCAACGCGTTGAACAAATATGCCCATAAGTTTGAAAAACCAATGGGCGAGGGCTTTCTGGCCGTGGATGTGGAGGTTCCGGAATATGCGGAGCTCATCGCCACCACGCACAATGAAACCAGCTCAGGCGTACAAATGCCGGTAGCCGAGATTCATAAGTTGAAACAGAAAAATCCTTCGAAATTCATCGCCGTGGATATGGTATCGTCCGCGCCTTATCCCGAGCTGGATTACAGCATTATCGACACGGCGTTCTTCTCCGTGCAAAAGGCATTCGGCTTACCGGCCGGTCTGGGCGTGTGGATCGTAAGCGAGCGCTGCCTCGAAAAAGCAAAGAGCATTCGCAACACCTACTCCATTGGCGCGCACAACGATTTGCTCACGCTTTGGAAAAACGCGCAGAACAACGAAACACCGGCAACACCGAATGTGATGGGCATTTACCTGCTGGGCAAGATCGCGGAAGATTTCAACCGCATCGGCGTGCAGAATATCCGCAAGGAAACCGAGCACAAGGCAAACCTGCTGTACAAATTCATCGAGAAAACGCCTGGCTTCTCGCCGTTTGTGAAGGAGAAGGCATTCCGCTCGCAAACAGTGATCGTGGTCGACAGCGAAATACCCTCGGCCGACATTATCAAAACGATTAAGGAAAAAGGAATGGCTATCGGAAGCGGCTATGGGGCCGGCAAGGCCACCCAGCTCCGCATCGCCAACTTCCCCGCGACATCCGTGGAAGAAACCGAAAAGCTGATCCACGAGCTCGGGAAGCTCTGA
- a CDS encoding RNA polymerase sigma factor, translating to MIQNATSTGETKDCDLWQRIRVGDEQAFTAIFEKYHRTLYNYGSKLSTNSSLVEDAVQDVFIDIWRLRHNLTENVTSVKFYLYRALRRRIHVALDKFPSMEEISELDDEDTPANHTHSEAILIEVESSSIRAQRIQELLAQLPERQVEALTLRYFDDFSIEEISGIMNVNEKSVRNFIYKALTSLRQSREILLISSLIFWLLLLF from the coding sequence GTGATTCAAAACGCTACCTCAACGGGGGAAACCAAAGATTGTGATCTATGGCAAAGGATTCGCGTGGGCGATGAGCAAGCCTTTACTGCTATTTTTGAAAAATACCACCGCACACTCTACAATTACGGCAGCAAGCTTTCGACCAATTCGTCGCTCGTGGAGGATGCCGTGCAGGATGTTTTTATAGATATCTGGCGCCTGCGGCATAACCTCACGGAAAACGTTACCTCGGTTAAATTTTACCTCTACCGCGCCTTACGCCGGCGCATTCACGTGGCGCTCGACAAGTTTCCGTCTATGGAGGAAATCAGCGAGCTCGATGATGAGGACACCCCAGCCAACCATACCCATTCCGAAGCGATCCTGATTGAAGTCGAGTCGTCGTCTATTCGTGCGCAGCGCATTCAGGAATTGCTCGCGCAGCTGCCGGAGCGCCAGGTCGAAGCGCTCACGCTCCGGTATTTCGACGATTTCAGCATCGAGGAAATATCCGGGATCATGAACGTCAATGAAAAATCCGTCCGGAATTTTATCTACAAAGCACTCACTTCCCTTCGCCAGAGCCGGGAAATTCTGCTCATTTCTTCCCTGATTTTCTGGCTGTTACTATTATTTTAA
- a CDS encoding FecR family protein, translating into MKHDPYSLTELIRNEEFIAWVMHPDELSDRKWRAFLDKHPGKRKTVESAREYVILLAKDTGRHQPTQKQSDRMWSIVESHMHNETPQTAEQEPVFKTTRGHGWRWARVAASAALILSIGSVSYWFYYKKADGPLQEAAVREEINSADIIQKYNDTDKPMTVLLQDGSSVVLQPGGRLSYSEGANRKRREVTLTGRAFFEIVKNKQKPFLVYSYGLATKVLGTSFTIDASSENKDIKVEVRTGTVSVFSINNLDNSQKEAALDKPELEGVTLNHDQRIAFSKESGKIIPLPAAVAASSDKDVSKQQFVFDETPVSEVFRILESAYNVRIVYDREKLGGCPLNATLIGQPFKEKLEVICNALDAQYELADNRITILGKGCK; encoded by the coding sequence ATGAAGCATGATCCTTATTCTCTGACCGAACTGATCAGAAATGAAGAGTTTATCGCCTGGGTAATGCATCCCGACGAGCTCAGCGACCGCAAATGGCGGGCGTTCCTGGACAAACATCCCGGGAAACGCAAAACCGTGGAGTCCGCCAGGGAGTACGTCATTCTGCTGGCAAAGGACACGGGCAGGCACCAGCCGACCCAGAAGCAAAGCGACAGAATGTGGAGTATCGTCGAAAGCCACATGCACAACGAAACGCCCCAAACGGCGGAACAGGAGCCCGTTTTCAAAACGACTCGCGGGCATGGATGGCGCTGGGCACGCGTGGCGGCATCGGCGGCGTTGATCCTGAGCATTGGCTCGGTGAGCTATTGGTTCTATTACAAGAAGGCGGACGGTCCGTTGCAGGAAGCCGCGGTTCGCGAGGAGATCAATTCAGCGGATATCATTCAGAAATACAATGATACCGACAAGCCGATGACCGTGTTGTTGCAGGACGGAAGCTCGGTGGTATTGCAGCCCGGCGGCCGCCTGAGCTACTCGGAAGGAGCGAACAGGAAGCGGCGTGAAGTTACGCTGACCGGAAGAGCGTTTTTTGAAATAGTCAAAAACAAACAGAAACCTTTCCTCGTGTACAGCTACGGTCTGGCGACGAAGGTTCTCGGCACTAGTTTCACAATCGATGCGTCTTCGGAAAATAAGGATATCAAGGTAGAGGTGCGGACGGGCACAGTTTCGGTGTTTTCCATCAATAACCTCGATAACTCGCAGAAAGAGGCCGCTTTGGATAAACCAGAGCTGGAAGGCGTGACGCTTAACCACGACCAGCGGATCGCATTCTCGAAAGAAAGTGGCAAGATTATTCCGCTCCCGGCTGCTGTGGCGGCATCTTCGGACAAAGATGTTTCGAAACAACAGTTTGTATTCGATGAAACCCCGGTTTCGGAGGTGTTCAGGATATTGGAAAGCGCTTACAACGTCCGGATCGTGTACGACCGGGAAAAGCTGGGCGGTTGCCCGCTGAACGCGACTTTGATAGGGCAGCCGTTTAAGGAAAAGCTCGAAGTGATCTGCAATGCGCTCGACGCGCAGTACGAATTAGCCGATAACCGGATAACGATCCTGGGAAAAGGATGTAAGTAG
- a CDS encoding TonB-dependent receptor: MKKVRRPEDFLIKLMRITLMQCILAGLFAGITWANDGRAQSALSQKVTVDIRNEEIKTIFAQLEKQTNARFIFSSKLIQSDRRASIRVKNGSLSAVLDALLKPLELHYRIKDDLIVIKPDHPGQAAEPVSDEVPVVEISAAAMVDKAIAGMVKDEAGAGLPGVSVVLKGTQTGTLTDEKGNYSITVPNGDHVLIFSFVGFMSQEIAVPSSQSALDITLKVDNKALEEVVVVGYGTQKKESLTGSIATVTSKDIERVHGGATVSSGLAGKIPGVTFRMPDGRPGASANIQIRNMGNPLFVIDGIQQDAGQFNNISPNDIESISVLKDASAAIYGVRAANGVVVVTTKRGKMGGKNTVSLDAYTGWQNWSRFPNVVNDSYQWMLGKAEAEMNQFGRTSITQAELDKYRAGTERGYQTFNWKDFIIKKNAPLSSVNLNMTGGSDKINYYISATRLSQNSVLGREFTFDRTNIQSNVDAKITDRLKLGVQINGRIEKRDQPGIPGSDDYWLPRFAILRNRPFERPYANDNPEYLNDIKHNETNWAYNNKKLGGYWTEYWRVLQTNFSAEYQIPGVKGLSARGMYSYYIADRVMNGHEYTYKAYTYNPNDDTYTVTGGSTNPWRERGTKKVMRNVYQGQLAYNNTFGKHTVGATFVSEWQDEHVQEQWVHAVPKTNVLPLIYFPTMDTYNDTDTELARIGYIGRVNYDYGGKYYLELSARRDASWKFAPDRRVGWFPSASAGWRISEEDFFKRVVGERSILDDLKFRGSYGILGDDNILFDNDPNRPLSPYAYLPGYDYNKGNVILSGNPVVTSRDKGQIINTISWFKSKILDIGADFSFLGTKITGSVDYFYRLRTGLLGRKYDILVPSELGYSLPDENVNSDSQRGWEGALTYNGKAGNINYSVGGNVSFTRTRFNESYKPIFNNSWDRYRNSKEDRYTNIFWGYEAIGQFQSAQQIAEYPVNIDGQGNRTLLPGDLIYKDINGDNVINGLDERPIGYNATGQPNVNFGLNFSVSWKGIGFNADFSGGAMYSWNQNYEQRWPYQNEGALNSIFLDRWRRADPFDVNSEWIPGKYPALRYNDGGHINYKNSTFWVHNVKYIRARTIELSYSLPKSILEKIRLQRARFYINGYNLFSIDNVKDYGIDPEIENDNGLQFPQNKFVNIGINLSI; encoded by the coding sequence ATGAAAAAAGTTCGACGACCTGAAGACTTTCTCATCAAGCTCATGCGAATCACATTAATGCAATGTATCCTGGCTGGCCTGTTCGCGGGCATCACGTGGGCGAACGACGGGAGGGCTCAATCCGCATTGAGCCAGAAGGTTACCGTTGACATCCGGAACGAGGAGATCAAGACGATCTTCGCGCAGCTGGAAAAGCAGACGAATGCCAGGTTTATATTCAGCTCAAAATTGATCCAATCCGACCGCCGGGCTTCCATTCGGGTTAAAAACGGCTCATTATCGGCCGTGCTGGATGCTTTGCTCAAACCGCTCGAATTGCATTACCGCATCAAGGACGACCTGATCGTGATCAAGCCCGACCATCCCGGACAGGCTGCCGAACCGGTTTCCGACGAAGTGCCTGTGGTGGAGATCAGCGCGGCCGCGATGGTGGATAAGGCCATAGCAGGTATGGTGAAGGACGAAGCCGGTGCTGGGTTGCCGGGTGTGAGTGTGGTGCTGAAAGGGACTCAAACCGGTACATTGACCGACGAAAAGGGCAACTACTCGATCACCGTCCCGAATGGTGACCACGTTCTGATTTTCTCGTTCGTGGGGTTCATGTCGCAGGAAATTGCCGTGCCTTCCAGCCAGAGTGCATTGGATATTACGCTGAAAGTGGATAATAAGGCACTGGAAGAGGTGGTTGTGGTAGGTTATGGTACGCAAAAGAAAGAATCGCTGACGGGCTCCATCGCCACGGTCACGAGCAAGGATATCGAGCGCGTGCATGGCGGCGCGACGGTGAGCTCGGGCCTGGCCGGAAAAATTCCCGGTGTAACATTCCGGATGCCCGACGGCCGCCCCGGCGCGAGTGCCAACATCCAGATCCGCAACATGGGTAATCCCCTGTTTGTGATCGACGGAATCCAGCAGGACGCCGGCCAGTTCAACAACATTTCTCCCAACGATATCGAAAGCATTTCAGTACTAAAAGACGCTTCTGCGGCCATTTACGGAGTTCGTGCGGCTAATGGCGTGGTGGTAGTGACCACAAAACGCGGCAAAATGGGCGGGAAAAATACCGTGAGTCTCGATGCCTACACCGGCTGGCAAAACTGGTCGCGGTTCCCGAATGTGGTGAACGATTCGTACCAATGGATGCTCGGGAAAGCCGAGGCGGAAATGAACCAGTTTGGCAGGACATCGATCACACAAGCGGAGCTTGACAAGTACCGCGCCGGTACCGAGCGTGGTTACCAGACATTCAACTGGAAAGATTTTATCATCAAGAAAAATGCCCCGCTGAGCTCCGTAAACCTGAATATGACAGGTGGTTCGGATAAAATCAACTATTACATTTCCGCTACACGCCTGAGCCAGAACTCCGTGCTAGGCCGGGAATTTACATTCGACCGGACTAACATCCAGAGCAATGTTGACGCCAAGATCACCGATCGCCTGAAACTGGGCGTGCAGATCAACGGCCGTATCGAGAAGCGCGACCAGCCCGGTATCCCCGGCTCGGACGACTACTGGCTGCCCCGCTTCGCGATCCTGCGTAACCGCCCGTTCGAGCGCCCGTACGCCAACGATAACCCTGAGTATCTGAACGATATCAAGCACAACGAAACCAACTGGGCTTATAATAACAAGAAACTGGGCGGTTACTGGACCGAGTACTGGCGTGTTTTGCAAACCAATTTCTCGGCAGAATACCAGATTCCGGGCGTGAAAGGATTGAGCGCCAGAGGGATGTATTCCTACTACATCGCCGACCGTGTGATGAATGGCCACGAGTACACCTACAAGGCCTACACCTACAATCCGAACGACGATACTTACACCGTAACCGGCGGCTCCACCAACCCGTGGCGCGAGCGCGGTACCAAAAAAGTAATGCGCAATGTGTATCAGGGACAGTTGGCTTACAACAATACGTTCGGCAAACACACCGTCGGCGCGACATTCGTTTCCGAGTGGCAGGATGAGCACGTACAAGAGCAGTGGGTGCATGCCGTTCCCAAAACCAACGTGCTGCCATTGATCTACTTCCCAACCATGGACACGTATAATGATACCGATACCGAGCTTGCGCGTATAGGGTATATCGGTAGAGTGAATTACGACTATGGGGGCAAGTATTACCTCGAACTTTCGGCCCGCCGCGATGCCTCCTGGAAGTTTGCTCCGGATCGTCGGGTAGGCTGGTTCCCGTCGGCGTCGGCAGGATGGAGGATTTCGGAGGAAGATTTCTTTAAAAGAGTGGTGGGCGAGCGCAGTATTTTGGATGACCTGAAATTCAGAGGGTCGTATGGTATCCTGGGAGACGATAACATTCTGTTCGATAACGATCCTAACCGTCCGCTCAGCCCTTACGCCTATTTGCCAGGATACGATTACAACAAAGGCAATGTGATCCTGAGCGGCAATCCGGTCGTGACATCGCGTGATAAAGGCCAGATTATCAACACCATTTCCTGGTTCAAAAGTAAAATCCTCGACATTGGTGCCGACTTCTCTTTCCTTGGCACTAAAATCACCGGTAGTGTAGATTATTTCTATCGCCTCCGCACTGGCTTGCTCGGCCGGAAATACGACATCCTCGTGCCCAGCGAACTGGGTTACTCGCTGCCCGACGAAAACGTAAACAGCGACTCGCAACGCGGTTGGGAAGGTGCATTGACCTACAATGGCAAAGCCGGTAACATTAACTATTCCGTAGGTGGTAATGTATCGTTCACACGCACAAGGTTTAATGAATCGTACAAACCGATTTTCAATAACTCCTGGGACCGTTACCGCAACTCGAAAGAAGACCGCTACACCAACATTTTCTGGGGTTACGAGGCCATCGGCCAGTTCCAGTCGGCGCAACAGATCGCGGAATATCCGGTTAATATCGACGGCCAGGGCAACCGCACATTGCTGCCCGGTGATTTGATTTACAAAGACATCAATGGTGACAACGTCATCAACGGCCTCGACGAGCGGCCGATCGGCTACAATGCAACCGGCCAGCCGAATGTGAACTTCGGGTTGAACTTCTCCGTAAGCTGGAAAGGCATCGGTTTCAATGCAGATTTCTCGGGCGGCGCCATGTATTCCTGGAACCAGAACTACGAGCAGCGATGGCCATACCAGAACGAAGGTGCTTTGAACAGCATTTTCCTCGACAGATGGCGCCGCGCCGATCCGTTTGACGTGAACAGCGAGTGGATTCCGGGTAAGTATCCCGCATTGCGCTACAACGACGGCGGCCATATCAATTACAAAAACTCGACTTTCTGGGTGCACAACGTGAAATACATCCGCGCACGGACCATCGAGCTGAGCTACTCGCTGCCCAAATCCATTTTGGAGAAAATCCGCTTGCAGCGCGCGCGGTTCTACATCAACGGCTATAACCTGTTCTCGATCGACAACGTGAAAGACTACGGCATCGACCCTGAAATCGAGAACGACAACGGGCTGCAATTCCCGCAGAACAAGTTTGTGAACATAGGCATCAACCTATCTATTTAA
- a CDS encoding RagB/SusD family nutrient uptake outer membrane protein yields MKKIFQILSIAVLTLGWSCNDDDFLNRPPTGQLSEDQIWTDEGQVLSVLGDLYNRYVDIATFKTIRIDNNDVPGWTTVGDFNEAFWSEAGRYNVFQNSGWDLKSWSHWDYAYIREMNLFIQKCTAADKLSPAVRERYLAEARFLRASYYFELVKRMGGVPLILEPMVYDYSGDPSYLQHPRAKESEIYDFVIKEAEEIKDKLPATPGEKSRATKAAALAMEVRAALYAGSIAKYGVNTPAVSLPGGEVGIPANMANGYYTKALAAAKEIITGKAGVYALYTKKPDLSENFASIFYDKANNSEVIFVEDFKLQSGKVHYFTGWNQPRYGAEEEEGGRINPSLQFVEAFEKLDNTFAPIPTTNANGTPIYYTDQTDIFAGRDARLAGTVILPGTTFKSRKVDIWAGYQLANGTVISGDDRGAQKTLPGKTVPEQVVGFDGPIDGFEFTAQTGFYLRKYLDPVLGSGQRGVNSEVWLVRYRYAEVLLNAAEAAFELGQAAEAAGYMNQVRERAGLVKPLKGSDINFDRIVHERRVELAFEGHVLYDMKRWRIAHQIMDGNAITAAEVSKDLGKATKRNTQPWGLWSYKIYDPGSANNGKWIFKPVKLSRVTGSDRFQLGNYYSYIDDAIISNNPKLVRNPNQ; encoded by the coding sequence ATGAAAAAGATATTTCAAATACTATCAATTGCCGTATTGACATTGGGTTGGAGCTGTAACGACGACGATTTCCTGAACCGTCCGCCAACCGGCCAGCTTTCGGAAGACCAGATCTGGACCGACGAAGGCCAGGTGTTATCCGTGCTGGGCGACCTTTACAACCGTTATGTCGACATTGCCACATTCAAAACAATCCGGATCGACAACAACGACGTGCCGGGCTGGACGACGGTGGGTGATTTCAATGAGGCATTCTGGTCGGAAGCAGGGCGGTATAATGTATTCCAAAACAGCGGGTGGGACCTGAAATCGTGGTCGCATTGGGACTATGCCTACATCCGCGAAATGAACCTGTTTATCCAGAAATGTACTGCCGCTGACAAGCTCAGCCCGGCCGTCCGCGAGCGCTACCTGGCCGAAGCACGTTTCCTGCGGGCATCCTACTACTTTGAATTGGTGAAAAGAATGGGCGGCGTGCCGCTGATCCTCGAACCGATGGTGTACGATTACAGCGGCGATCCGAGCTACCTGCAACATCCGCGTGCGAAAGAATCGGAGATCTATGATTTTGTAATCAAAGAAGCAGAGGAAATCAAAGACAAGCTGCCTGCGACACCCGGCGAAAAATCGCGTGCGACCAAAGCCGCTGCGCTGGCAATGGAAGTGCGGGCGGCGTTGTACGCCGGCTCGATCGCGAAGTATGGCGTAAACACGCCCGCGGTTTCATTGCCGGGCGGCGAAGTGGGTATCCCTGCCAATATGGCCAATGGCTATTATACCAAAGCATTGGCGGCTGCGAAGGAGATCATTACCGGCAAGGCAGGTGTGTATGCATTGTATACCAAAAAGCCGGACTTGTCTGAAAACTTCGCGAGCATTTTCTATGACAAAGCCAACAACTCGGAAGTCATTTTCGTAGAGGATTTCAAACTGCAAAGCGGGAAGGTGCATTACTTCACCGGCTGGAACCAGCCGCGCTATGGTGCCGAGGAAGAGGAAGGCGGCCGCATTAACCCGTCGCTGCAATTCGTGGAAGCATTTGAAAAACTGGATAACACCTTCGCGCCGATCCCCACAACGAATGCGAACGGCACGCCGATTTACTACACCGACCAGACCGACATTTTCGCAGGCCGCGACGCCCGCCTCGCCGGAACGGTAATCTTGCCAGGTACGACTTTCAAAAGTCGTAAGGTGGACATTTGGGCAGGTTATCAGCTCGCCAACGGCACGGTAATCAGCGGCGACGACCGCGGTGCACAAAAAACGCTTCCCGGGAAAACCGTACCCGAGCAGGTAGTAGGTTTCGACGGCCCGATCGACGGCTTCGAATTCACTGCACAAACCGGCTTTTACCTCCGCAAATACCTCGATCCGGTGCTCGGCTCCGGCCAGCGCGGGGTGAACAGCGAAGTGTGGCTCGTTCGCTACCGTTACGCGGAAGTGCTTCTGAATGCAGCGGAAGCGGCATTTGAGCTCGGCCAGGCGGCAGAAGCGGCGGGTTATATGAATCAGGTCCGCGAACGTGCCGGGTTGGTAAAGCCGCTGAAAGGTTCGGACATCAACTTTGATCGCATCGTGCACGAGCGCCGCGTGGAGCTCGCATTCGAAGGGCATGTTTTGTATGATATGAAAAGATGGCGCATTGCGCACCAGATCATGGACGGCAATGCGATCACCGCCGCCGAGGTTTCCAAGGATTTGGGCAAAGCCACCAAGCGCAACACGCAGCCCTGGGGATTATGGTCATACAAAATCTACGATCCGGGCTCGGCCAACAATGGCAAGTGGATTTTCAAACCGGTTAAACTCAGCCGCGTCACCGGCTCCGACCGCTTCCAGCTTGGAAACTACTATTCGTACATCGACGACGCCATTATCAGCAATAATCCCAAGCTCGTCAGAAACCCGAACCAATAG